The following proteins are encoded in a genomic region of Candidatus Eisenbacteria bacterium:
- a CDS encoding class I SAM-dependent methyltransferase, with amino-acid sequence MTDTRNAEPLPEHVQKNRAHWDDLAREYVASGERNWATSEPTWGIWSVPESDVGMLPEDLAGKDVIELGCGTAYVSSWIARRGARVVGIDNSERQLVTARSLQRKHGLEFPLIHGNAERVPYPDASFDFAISEYGACLWADPARWVPEAARLLRPGGRLAFLTNSEILMLCAKDDENEPADERLMRPAFGMYRMEWPGDSGVEFHLQHGAWIRLLRRYGFEVEDLVEIRPPEGSTTRYPFVGIEWARNWPTEEVWKARKRG; translated from the coding sequence ATGACCGACACCCGCAACGCGGAACCCCTTCCCGAGCACGTCCAGAAGAACCGAGCGCACTGGGATGACCTCGCCCGCGAGTACGTCGCGTCCGGCGAGCGGAACTGGGCCACGTCCGAGCCCACCTGGGGCATCTGGAGCGTCCCCGAATCGGACGTGGGAATGCTTCCCGAGGATCTCGCGGGCAAGGACGTGATCGAGCTGGGGTGCGGCACGGCGTACGTCTCCTCGTGGATCGCGCGGCGCGGCGCGCGCGTCGTGGGAATCGACAACTCCGAGCGGCAGCTCGTGACGGCGCGAAGCCTGCAGCGGAAACACGGACTCGAGTTCCCGTTGATCCACGGAAACGCGGAGCGCGTTCCCTACCCCGACGCGAGCTTCGACTTCGCGATCTCGGAGTACGGCGCGTGCCTCTGGGCGGATCCCGCGCGCTGGGTCCCCGAGGCGGCGCGGCTCCTCCGGCCGGGCGGGCGGCTCGCGTTCCTCACGAACTCCGAGATCCTGATGCTCTGCGCCAAGGACGACGAGAACGAGCCCGCGGACGAGCGGCTGATGCGGCCCGCGTTCGGGATGTATCGCATGGAGTGGCCGGGTGACTCGGGGGTCGAGTTCCACCTCCAGCACGGGGCCTGGATCCGGCTCTTGCGGCGGTACGGGTTCGAGGTGGAGGATCTCGTGGAGATCCGCCCGCCGGAGGGCTCGACGACGCGGTACCCGTTCGTCGGGATCGAATGGGCGCGGAACTGGCCGACCGAAGAGGTCTGGAAGGCGCGGAAGCGTGGCTGA
- a CDS encoding DNA-3-methyladenine glycosylase I: protein MADVKRCFGGDSPLYQRYHDEEWGVPVHDDRALFEFLLLEGAQAGLSWSTILNKRENYRRLFDGFDAERVARFTPARVERLLRDPGIVRNRLKVEGAVKNARAFLALQEERGSFDSYVWEFVGGTPIQGRRRTLRDIPSTTRESDALSKDLRRRGFTFVGSTILYAFMQAVGMVNDHVQDCFRRSEVERLGSGSGSSHRQPADAHRRVRTRS, encoded by the coding sequence GTGGCTGACGTGAAGCGCTGCTTCGGAGGCGACTCGCCTCTCTACCAGCGCTACCACGACGAGGAATGGGGCGTTCCGGTCCACGACGACCGCGCGCTCTTCGAGTTCCTGCTCCTCGAGGGGGCGCAGGCGGGCCTGAGCTGGTCCACCATTCTGAACAAGCGCGAGAACTACCGGCGCCTGTTCGACGGATTCGACGCGGAGCGCGTGGCGCGCTTCACGCCGGCGCGCGTGGAGAGGCTCCTTCGCGACCCCGGCATCGTGCGGAACCGGCTCAAGGTCGAAGGCGCGGTGAAGAACGCGCGCGCGTTCCTCGCGCTCCAGGAGGAGCGCGGCTCGTTCGACTCCTACGTGTGGGAGTTCGTCGGCGGCACGCCGATCCAGGGGCGCAGGCGCACGCTGCGGGACATACCCTCGACCACGCGGGAGTCGGACGCGCTGAGCAAGGACCTTCGTCGCCGGGGGTTCACGTTCGTGGGATCCACGATCCTGTACGCGTTCATGCAGGCGGTGGGCATGGTGAACGATCACGTGCAGGACTGTTTTCGTCGAAGCGAGGTGGAGCGTCTGGGGTCGGGCTCGGGCTCGAGCCACCGCCAGCCCGCCGACGCACACCGCCGCGTGCGCACCCGGTCCTGA